In Thermotoga sp. Ku-13t, one genomic interval encodes:
- a CDS encoding homocysteine biosynthesis protein, with the protein MRTIEEINKKILNGEAVVLTAEEVVRLAKEEGVKEVARKVDVVTTATFAPMCSSGAFVNFGHTRPPMRMEKIEIEGVEVYGGLAAVDGYIGATQESKQDKSFGGAHIIELLIRGQNLKLKAEGKGTDCYPRKQFEGYVNKDMINDFFMFNPRNAYQNYAAATNSSDRTIYTYMGKLLANFGNVTYSTSGELSPLLKDPKLLTIGLGTKIFLCGTEGYVVWPGTQFRNNVHTNEHGIPISAARTLAVIGDAKRMNPRYLRAAYFKNYGVTMFIGIGVPIPVLNEEIAYYVSRSNEEITTELRDYGKSGRPVLRLVNYAELRSGWIEIEGKKVKTAPISSLAMAREIAEVLKRWIHEGQFTLTNPVKLFDEPRSMKGLEEVKEAERFRMEEPTCVNCGMCVGVCPFDALKLVDDVLKFERDLCTNCGLCSDVCPVGVKLPPL; encoded by the coding sequence ATGAGAACGATTGAAGAAATCAACAAAAAGATTCTGAACGGTGAGGCGGTAGTACTCACGGCAGAAGAGGTTGTCAGACTGGCGAAAGAAGAGGGAGTTAAGGAAGTCGCCAGGAAGGTCGACGTGGTGACGACGGCCACCTTCGCACCTATGTGCTCGAGTGGGGCGTTCGTGAACTTCGGCCACACCAGACCACCCATGAGGATGGAGAAGATAGAGATCGAAGGCGTGGAGGTCTACGGCGGTCTGGCGGCCGTGGACGGTTACATAGGTGCGACGCAGGAATCGAAGCAGGATAAAAGTTTCGGCGGAGCACACATCATAGAACTGCTCATCAGAGGGCAGAACCTCAAGTTGAAGGCGGAAGGGAAAGGAACGGACTGTTATCCGAGGAAGCAGTTCGAAGGTTATGTGAACAAAGACATGATAAACGACTTCTTCATGTTCAACCCGAGGAACGCGTACCAGAACTACGCCGCGGCCACGAACAGTTCTGACAGGACCATATACACCTACATGGGCAAACTGCTCGCAAACTTTGGAAACGTCACCTATTCCACCTCGGGCGAACTGAGCCCGTTGCTGAAAGATCCAAAGCTGCTCACGATCGGACTGGGAACGAAGATCTTCCTCTGCGGCACGGAAGGTTACGTGGTATGGCCAGGCACGCAGTTCAGAAACAACGTGCACACGAACGAACACGGCATACCCATCTCCGCTGCGAGGACCCTCGCTGTGATAGGCGATGCGAAGAGGATGAATCCGAGGTATCTGAGGGCTGCGTATTTCAAAAATTACGGTGTGACGATGTTCATCGGCATAGGTGTACCGATACCCGTCCTGAACGAGGAGATCGCTTACTATGTGAGCAGATCGAACGAAGAAATAACCACGGAGCTGAGGGACTACGGAAAATCAGGAAGGCCCGTGCTGAGGCTCGTCAACTACGCAGAACTCAGGTCCGGCTGGATCGAGATAGAGGGTAAAAAGGTGAAGACTGCACCGATCTCGAGCCTTGCGATGGCACGCGAAATCGCAGAAGTTTTGAAACGCTGGATCCACGAAGGTCAGTTCACGCTCACGAACCCTGTCAAATTGTTCGACGAGCCGAGGAGTATGAAGGGGCTCGAGGAAGTGAAAGAAGCCGAGAGGTTCAGAATGGAAGAACCAACTTGTGTGAACTGCGGCATGTGTGTGGGCGTGTGCCCCTTCGACGCGTTGAAGCTCGTCGACGATGTTCTGAAGTTTGAGAGAGATCTTTGCACGAACTGTGGACTGTGCAGCGACGTATGTCCCGTTGGGGTGAAGCTGCCTCCGCTGTGA
- a CDS encoding UPF0280 family protein — protein MRRFYRNFHSQRLHAFTVRYKETDLWIGVDRYDPQMPEAVLGFVEDLYRQLLEVAKVWPEFFSSLEPVELSDGPKVAMKMVEAAKLAGVGPTAAVAGAFADEVGEFLLKNFDCEEVIVENGGDIFIKCSSDIVSAVYAGSSPLSGRVGLKIPEGSWGVCTSSGRFGHSLSFGNADAVTVISSSATIADAFATAYCNMVKKKEDVEDLLKCAINENVLGVLVIFEDKLGVKGQFEIVLLKGDANEAGR, from the coding sequence GTGAGAAGGTTTTACAGAAATTTTCACAGTCAGAGGTTACATGCTTTCACCGTTCGATACAAAGAAACGGACCTGTGGATCGGTGTCGACAGGTACGATCCACAGATGCCAGAGGCTGTACTCGGGTTCGTTGAGGATCTGTACCGACAGCTTCTGGAGGTTGCGAAAGTCTGGCCGGAGTTCTTTTCTTCGCTCGAGCCGGTGGAATTGTCCGACGGACCGAAGGTCGCGATGAAGATGGTCGAGGCGGCGAAGCTTGCCGGCGTCGGTCCCACGGCGGCGGTGGCTGGAGCGTTCGCAGACGAGGTCGGTGAGTTCCTGTTGAAGAATTTCGACTGCGAAGAGGTGATCGTGGAGAACGGGGGAGACATTTTCATCAAATGCAGCAGCGACATCGTTTCGGCCGTGTACGCGGGAAGCTCTCCCCTCTCTGGCAGGGTGGGATTGAAGATTCCAGAAGGTAGCTGGGGTGTCTGCACCTCCTCTGGAAGGTTTGGACATTCCCTGAGCTTTGGCAACGCGGACGCGGTAACTGTGATCAGCAGTAGCGCAACGATCGCAGATGCGTTCGCCACAGCTTACTGCAACATGGTGAAAAAGAAGGAGGATGTGGAGGATTTGTTGAAATGTGCGATCAACGAAAATGTACTCGGTGTTCTGGTCATTTTCGAGGACAAACTTGGGGTGAAAGGACAATTCGAGATCGTTCTCCTGAAAGGTGATGCGAATGAAGCTGGTCGATAA